In the genome of Rhodamnia argentea isolate NSW1041297 chromosome 3, ASM2092103v1, whole genome shotgun sequence, one region contains:
- the LOC115741886 gene encoding uncharacterized protein LOC115741886, with translation MERIGNLMDRRNQDRNVDIAQAVQAALAAANQANVNDGNAGNEGNNINDGNNGQNNEAVNVQGGGNTNRRMGQLVEQFIKLKPTQFDGIETPELAPRWIEKLEKAFGVLGCTDEEKVLLAVYQLEGTANDRWNATKAGVFPEGVDPTWTAFKTTFNDKYFSKTARERKLVEFLRLLQNQLTVDQYEAEFARLSRYAPRSVEDPQEKARRFRDGLRSELRNQMVALNLRTYKEIYERSRMIDRDVRERALASGSRFSPSKDNRQFGKRPMLSNRGFAPPVKKNLGKPSHQSNWICRLCCRRHGNGPCPSGTGACFKCGRFGHQIRNCPSQALGPRPQGRRPQVGPQSAAPQDNLNRPPAQGRVYAVARGEAENAPGVVTCTVKLCGHPAYALFDPGASHSFVSTRLLDLANVKLEPLDVMLHVTTPLKDKVIVSLGCEKRSIVVGGNEDRIDLVMLPMFDFDVIIGMDWLSRQKAVVDCGSRVIRFYPDDRPRFEFVGSRGGISIPLISSLEVTKLLDEGCQAYLAAVVDTTFREPNLGSIPVIREFPDVFPRELPGLPPEREIEFIIELAPGTEPISKAPYRMSPCELKELKVRMQELLDKRFIRSSASPWGAPVLFVKKKDGSLRLCIDYRQPNQVTIKDKYPLLRIDDPFDRLQGASMFSKIDPRTSYHQLRIKKEDIPKTAFRTRYGHYEFTVMPFGLTNAPAAFMDLMHRVFKEYLDQFVIVFIDDILIYSKSNEEHKQHLRVVLRTLREHSLYAKFSKCEFWLNKVAFLGHVISGEGISVDPSKIGDHELAEAYDSH, from the coding sequence ATGGAAAGGATTGGCAATTTGATGGATCGGCGTAATCAAGATAGAAATGTCGATATTGCTCAAGCTGTCCAAGCCGCTTTGGCTGCTGCCAATCAGGCCAATGTGAATGATGGAAATGCTGGGAACGAGGGGAATAATATAAATGATGGGAATAATGGCCAGAATAATGAGGCCGTCAATGTTCAAGGAGGTGGAAATACCAATCGACGGATGGGTCAGCTAGTGGAACAATTTATAAAGTTAAAGCCCACTCAATTTGACGGTATCGAGACCCCAGAGTTGGCACCGAGATGGATAGAAAAGTTGGAAAAGGCTTTTGGAGTCTTGGGGTGCACAGATGAGGAGAAAGTACTCCTAGCAGTTTACCAGTTGGAAGGTACCGCTAATGACCGGTGGAATGCCACCAAAGCCGGAGTATTTCCGGAAGGTGTTGATCCGACTTGGACCGCTTTTAAGACTACCTTCAATGATAAGTATTTCTCAAAGACGGCGCGAGAGAGGAAGTTAGTAGAATTCTTGCGGTTGCTCCAAAATCAACTAACAGTGGATCAGTATGAGGCTGAGTTTGCCAGATTGTCGAGGTATGCACCGAGATCGGTTGAGGATCCGCAAGAGAAGGCACGGAGGTTTCGAGATGGATTGAGGTCGGAACTTCGCAATCAGATGGTGGCTTTGAATCTGAGAACTTATAAGGAGATATATGAACGGAGCCGGATGATAGATAGGGACGTGAGAGAAAGAGCTCTCGCATCTGGATCACGGTTTTCTCCGTCGAAAGATAATCGTCAATTCGGCAAGAGGCCGATGTTAAGCAATAGAGGCTTTGCTCCTCCCGTTAAGAAGAACCTTGGGAAACCATCGCATCAATCGAACTGGATTTGCCGCCTGTGCTGTAGAAGACATGGGAACGGACCTTGCCCGAGCGGAACAGGTGCATGTTTCAAGTGTGGCCGGTTCGGCCATCAGATAAGGAATTGTCCGAGCCAAGCTCTGGGACCTAGACCTCAAGGTCGGCGACCACAAGTGGGACCGCAGTCTGCTGCTCCGCAGGATAATTTGAATAGACCACCCGCTCAAGGAAGGGTTTATGCAGTGGCACGAGGTGAAGCGGAGAACGCACCCGGCGTGGTCACGTGTACGGTTAAATTATGCGGTCATCCCGCCTATGCTTTATTCGATCCTGGAGCATCGCATTCATTTGTGTCTACTCGCTTGCTTGATTTGGCTAATGTCAAATTGGAACCATTGGATGTGATGTTGCATGTTACTACCCCATTAAAGGATAAAGTGATTGTTTCGCTAGGTTGTGAGAAGCGTAGCATAGTCGTTGGGGGTAACGAGGATAGGATAGATTTGGTTATGCTGCCTATGTTTGATTTTGACGTGAttattggaatggattggctgaGTAGACAAAAAGCGGTAGTTGATTGTGGTAGCAGGGTAATCCGTTTCTATCCGGATGATCGCCCTAGATTTGAGTTCgtaggaagtcgaggaggaatctcgattccttTAATttcgtcacttgaggtgacaAAGTTGTTAGATGAGGGGTGCCAAGCGTATTTGGCTGCAGTAGTGGATACGACGTTCAGGGAACCTAACTTGGGGAGTATACCGGTGATACGCGAATTTCCCGATGTATTTCCTCGAGAATTGCCGGGTTTGCCACCAGAGAGGGAAATTGAGTTTATAATTGAGTTAGCCCCCGGAACGGAACCAATTTCGAAGGCACCTTATAGAATGTCCCCGTGCGAGTTAAAGGAGCTTaaggttcggatgcaagaattgTTAGATAAGAGATTTATTCGATCGAGCGCGTCACCTTGGGGAGCGCCGGTGTTATTcgtgaagaaaaaggatgggtcattgcgattGTGCATTGATTATAGGCAACCGAATCAAGTAACGATCAAGGATAAATACCCGTTGCTGAGGATCGATGATCCGTTCGATCGGTTGCAAGGGGCCTCAATGTTTTCTAAGATAGACCCGAGGACAAGTTATCATCAATTGAGGATAAAGAAAGAAGATATCCCGAAAACGGCGTTTAGGAcgagatatgggcattatgaatTTACCGTCATGCCGTTCGGATTGACCAACGCCCCAGCTGCATTTATGGATTTAATGCATCGAGTATTTAAGGAGTATTTGGACCAGTTTGTGATTGTCTTTATTGACGATATTTTGATTTATTCGAAGAGTAACGAAGAGCATAAACAACACTTGAGAGTTGTCTTGCGGACTTTGAGAGAACACTCGCTTTACGCTAAGTTTAGCAAATGCGAGTTTTGGCTGAACAAAGTGGCATTTCTTGGTCACGTGATATCGGGAGAAGGAATTTCAGTAGACCCCTCAAAAATCGGCGATCATGAATTGGCCGAGGCCTACGACAGTCATTGA